The segment AGCGAGGTTGAGTGATTTGAGCGCTAAATTTATTCAACTGTGGGTCGGTCATCTTGTCTACTTTCGATCAATGCTGGGTGGAGGAGTCTCTGCTGGATGTTTTGATGGATATTTTACGCCTCCATGCCGTGGTCGTTGGCACGAATGATTCTCATAAACGAGGCTATTTTTACTCTTCCGGAAACGAGTCATCATCCCCTCACAGGCCGAACCCGTCAACCGTTCCAAGGGCCAGAGACGATGAATTCGCTGTCCGAATTCCCGACAGGACACCTATCTGGAACCCTAAGTTCGCAACTTAAGAGGCAGAATTGGAAATGAAGCCTTCATCAGAGCACAATATCAGCGCACAACTGTTATCGATCCGATTCGTTCAGCCCGAACATTGGAACCAAGTCGACGCTGGGGAGTCTACGCATAATAAAAACCTATAGTAGGATACAGCAACCAGACTTCTGATTCACAGGCCGCGTCGGATTTCTCACGGGTTTGACTTCTCAACAACCAGAAGGATGATATCATTGTGATACACACTAAGATGAAACCGAATCTTAGCGAGTCGTTTAGTTATCCAGTTGGTAACCACTCGCGATCTTCAGACGTCAGGATTGGCCCCTTCATGTCACAATCTGGTTCCCCCCGTTGGATGAGCTGGCGAAGTTTAAGATGGAACAGCGAGATGGAGCAATTGGGCTCGATCGTCCAGTTCTGCGACCGCATGCTGCAATTCCTTTGCGATTCTTCCACTTCCGATGAGTTCCTCAAACAACTTCTCCCGGAGATGGCCACTGAATTTTCCGCTCAGCGAATCTGCCTCTGGCAACGCACTCCCAAATGGAAATTACTGACTGAATTAGGCCGGGCCGGAAGCGACGAGCCCGATTTGCGTCAGTTTGAGGAAATCCTCGATCGGGGCGAATCCAGCTTCAACGCTCAGGGAACAGTTCCCTCCCTGATGGTTCCTCTGGAAATGGGCGCCGGAAATTCGCTTGTCCTCGTCATGGAGGGTAATCGGGTCGACTCCAGCATGCTCGAGAGTTCCGTCGCCTGTGGCCGTTTTCTCTCACACTGTCTCCAATTGATCAACAGTGGTGACAGCCTGGGTGATGAAATTTTCCAGCTACAGAAAATGCTGGAAGTTGTCTCCCGGTTGCCCATGATTCATGAAACACAAAAGCTGCTCGAATACCTGGCCGAAAGTGCCACTGAGCTGGTCGACTGCGACCGGGCGAGTATTTTTGTCTGGAGCAAAGAGAGCAGCGAAATCACTGCCTGCCCTGCATTGGGAGTGGAAGGAAACACCCTGCGTCTGCCTGACAACGTCGGTATCGTGGGTGAAGTCATTCATTCAGGTCGGACCATCCGCGTCGATGACGTCTCTCACGACGAACGCTTCCACGGAAAAGTCGATAAAACCAGTGGCTACCAGACGCGCAACCTGCTTTGCGTGCCGCTGCGGGGAAGTGACAACGAAATCATTGGGGCTTTTGAAGTTATCAACAAGAACGAAGGACTCTTCACTGCTGCCGATGAGCAATTTCTGTTGCGCATCGCCCCCCATGCGGCTGCCGCAATTGTGAACACGAAAGAGCATGAAACACTCACCCGTAGCCGGGCTAACCTGGAAGAACAGGTCACCAGAGGGGTTCGTCTCATTGGAGAGAGCCCGGCGATTGAAGCCTTACGGAATACCGTCGATCGTCTAGCCGCCACTGACCTGCCCGTATTGATTCTGGGTGAAAGTGGAACGGGTAAGGAAGTCGTTTCGACCTCTCTCCATTACCTCGGTCCACGGGCCAAACATCCTTTCGTCGCCGTGAACTGTGCCGCGATTGCCGAAACATTATTGGAGAGCGAACTCTTCGGCCACATCAAGGGAGCCTTCACCGATGCCAGCGAAAATCGGAAGGGCAAATTTGAACTCGCAGAAGGAGGAACGATCTTCCTCGATGAAATCGGCGACATGAGTCTGGGTGGCCAGGCCAAGCTGTTGCGGGTACTGGAACAGAAAGTAGTCACGCCCGTAGGTGGCTCGCAGAATATTCCAATTAACGTGCGAATCGTCGCCGCCACGAACGCCAATCTGCTGGAGTCTGTTCGGGAAAAGAAATTCCGGGAAGACCTCTACTATCGCCTGAGTGTTGTCACCCAGCACCTGCCCCCGTTACGGGATCGGCCGGAAGACATCCTCCCACTGGCCCAGTTCTTTCTGAAACAGTTCTCGGTACAGGCCCGTCGTCCAGAACTCCGTCTTTCGAGTGAAGCGCGTCTGCGGATGCAGTCTCACAGTTGGCCCGGTAACATTCGCGAATTACGCAACCTGATGGAACGGGTCGCGTTCCTCGCCAATGGTGACCAAGTCGAAGCGGAAGACCTGGCATTCATTCTCAGCCCGGATGAATCGCTTCAGAACGAGCCCTTCCTCGAGCTGGGTCTGAACGATGCAACTTCTTCCTTTCAGCGCGAATTCATCCGTAAATCGGTGAAACGAGTCAACGGCAACATGAGCGAAGCAGCCCGCCTGATGGGACTGCATCGCTCCAACCTGTACCGCAAAATGCGTCATCTCGACATGAATGAAGTTGGCGGCGAACAGTAGCCTCCGCTCTCTTCCCAATCAGTCAACAGTCCGGACTTTACTTGAGGATCACCTCGCCGGAATAGCGAGTTCCGGGTTCGATTTTTCCATCCAAGTCTGCTGGTTCAACGGCGAACAAGGGACTGATTTCAATCGTCGTATCTGACGCAATCTCAGCCCCCGCAGTCGTTAACCAATCCATAGCGATGATCGTCAGCGCTGCTTTGCAGGTTTGGGGCGAGTCATTTCCATCAGCATTTTTGACAGGATTGAATTCCTTCATCCGATCCGCTTCTAATACGAGGGCGTTTTTTGCCATGGGAAGGGCGTCGAAAATGAAGCGTTCAAATTTATACGCGTTTGGCTCAGAGGGAGAGACGAGTTCACCATTCTCTCCCAGGTAAGCGACCTTCTTGTGAGCGACATGGAAGGGCAAACCGTCGGCGGACTCGGCGATCCGTTTGAGGAACGCGACATCAAAGGCGTGAATCGCAGTATTCCCGGCCCAGTGCGTTAGACTTCCATCGTCGTTCAGCTTCTCCGACACTTCTGTCGGCATATCGCTGTATTCAATGATTTGTGTTTCGCCGTCGACATCAACAACCACACCGGTTTTTTCAGCCGCGTCGACCTTGGCAATGACTTTGGTCGACAGTTCCGATTCCCGAAGGGCATGCAGCCCCAGGAAAAGAGGATCCGCAATCGTCGCCGTCGGGTTATCTACCTGATGGTAGTACAGATATTCGATTCCCCGTTTTTCCAGTTCTTCGAAGAGTTCTGCTTTCAATAAGGCTCCCAGCATCCCTCCATGACCATCGGGAGTGACACTTAGGGCTCCCTTTTCAGCGAGCAACAGTTTTCCTGTCTGGTCGTCAACCGCGGGCATCGTTCCCTGTTTGAAAAAAAGGACATCCTTTTCATCGAGCCCGAAATAGTCTTGAGAATGCAGATAACTCCGAGTCTCGGCGTCGGTCGCGTCACTCGTCATGATGAGGTAAGGAATTGGTTTTCCGGCTTGACGAGAACGCGCCTGGACTTGTTCAAACATGATTTGAAAGAGAGTTCGATCCGTA is part of the Polystyrenella longa genome and harbors:
- a CDS encoding sigma-54 interaction domain-containing protein; translation: MSQSGSPRWMSWRSLRWNSEMEQLGSIVQFCDRMLQFLCDSSTSDEFLKQLLPEMATEFSAQRICLWQRTPKWKLLTELGRAGSDEPDLRQFEEILDRGESSFNAQGTVPSLMVPLEMGAGNSLVLVMEGNRVDSSMLESSVACGRFLSHCLQLINSGDSLGDEIFQLQKMLEVVSRLPMIHETQKLLEYLAESATELVDCDRASIFVWSKESSEITACPALGVEGNTLRLPDNVGIVGEVIHSGRTIRVDDVSHDERFHGKVDKTSGYQTRNLLCVPLRGSDNEIIGAFEVINKNEGLFTAADEQFLLRIAPHAAAAIVNTKEHETLTRSRANLEEQVTRGVRLIGESPAIEALRNTVDRLAATDLPVLILGESGTGKEVVSTSLHYLGPRAKHPFVAVNCAAIAETLLESELFGHIKGAFTDASENRKGKFELAEGGTIFLDEIGDMSLGGQAKLLRVLEQKVVTPVGGSQNIPINVRIVAATNANLLESVREKKFREDLYYRLSVVTQHLPPLRDRPEDILPLAQFFLKQFSVQARRPELRLSSEARLRMQSHSWPGNIRELRNLMERVAFLANGDQVEAEDLAFILSPDESLQNEPFLELGLNDATSSFQREFIRKSVKRVNGNMSEAARLMGLHRSNLYRKMRHLDMNEVGGEQ
- a CDS encoding UTP--glucose-1-phosphate uridylyltransferase; translation: MPAADIEQRLASANQQHLLKWWGELTEEQQATFQNQLESIDFELISRLLDKGAGEDEEPLSEKAQRATPPRNLVRLADLENNFDLAVEADKKGRELLAAGKVGVVLVAGGQGTRLGFDQPKGMYPIGPVTDRTLFQIMFEQVQARSRQAGKPIPYLIMTSDATDAETRSYLHSQDYFGLDEKDVLFFKQGTMPAVDDQTGKLLLAEKGALSVTPDGHGGMLGALLKAELFEELEKRGIEYLYYHQVDNPTATIADPLFLGLHALRESELSTKVIAKVDAAEKTGVVVDVDGETQIIEYSDMPTEVSEKLNDDGSLTHWAGNTAIHAFDVAFLKRIAESADGLPFHVAHKKVAYLGENGELVSPSEPNAYKFERFIFDALPMAKNALVLEADRMKEFNPVKNADGNDSPQTCKAALTIIAMDWLTTAGAEIASDTTIEISPLFAVEPADLDGKIEPGTRYSGEVILK